In a genomic window of Exiguobacterium sp. BMC-KP:
- the asnA gene encoding aspartate--ammonia ligase — MTTLVSMKHTQEAITLVKKRFEERFSKTLGLTRVEAPLFVESTLGVNDHLNGVERIIRFDALDHTADLEIVQSLAKWKRQALHTYGFEAGEGLYTLMHAIRRDEMLDATHSIHVDQWDWERIITKEQRTSAYLQETVQAIYATIRQVEQEVEVEYGISAILPETIHFMTTQELEDAYPKLSTKERETEATKTYGAVFLMQIGGALASGEKHDGRAADYDDWTLNGDILVHHPEIGAFELSSMGIRVDREALLKQTEIAQEEDKLAFPFHQGVLEERLPLTMGGGIGQSRMAMFLLKKRHIGEVQASVWSEETRKSLQAEGIHLL, encoded by the coding sequence ATGACAACACTCGTATCGATGAAACACACACAGGAAGCAATCACACTCGTAAAGAAACGCTTTGAGGAACGCTTTTCGAAAACACTCGGATTGACACGTGTCGAAGCACCATTGTTCGTAGAAAGTACACTCGGTGTCAACGATCACCTCAACGGAGTGGAGCGAATCATTCGCTTTGATGCACTAGATCACACAGCAGATCTTGAAATCGTTCAATCCCTTGCGAAGTGGAAACGCCAAGCACTCCATACGTACGGATTTGAAGCAGGAGAAGGGTTGTACACATTGATGCATGCGATTCGTCGCGATGAAATGTTAGATGCGACTCATTCTATACATGTCGATCAGTGGGACTGGGAACGTATCATTACGAAAGAACAACGGACGAGTGCTTATTTACAAGAAACGGTACAAGCAATCTACGCAACGATTCGCCAAGTCGAACAAGAAGTGGAAGTAGAGTATGGCATTTCAGCGATCTTACCGGAAACGATCCATTTCATGACGACGCAAGAACTTGAGGATGCTTATCCGAAACTCTCGACAAAAGAACGTGAAACAGAAGCTACGAAGACTTACGGTGCTGTTTTCTTGATGCAGATCGGTGGCGCACTAGCTTCAGGAGAGAAGCATGACGGTCGAGCTGCAGATTACGATGACTGGACACTCAACGGTGACATCTTAGTCCACCACCCAGAGATCGGAGCATTCGAGTTGTCTTCGATGGGAATCCGCGTTGACCGTGAAGCGCTGTTAAAGCAGACAGAAATCGCTCAAGAAGAAGATAAGTTGGCTTTCCCGTTCCATCAAGGTGTGCTCGAAGAGCGTCTACCGTTAACGATGGGTGGAGGGATCGGTCAATCCCGTATGGCGATGTTCTTATTGAAGAAGCGTCATATCGGTGAAGTTCAAGCTTCTGTTTGGTCGGAAGAGACACGTAAGAGTCTTCAAGCTGAAGGCATTCACTTGCTCTGA
- a CDS encoding carbohydrate ABC transporter permease, with translation MSTAQPLPTPQEEKPKRSKKTKSRYSLRLGTVELAALLMGLLYMIPFYYVVSNSFKTQGDIFTNTSGLPKEWMTSNYAEAWEAMNFGKVFLNSVIITVGANAVIIIFCSMAAWKLVRTKTRLSTIIFFLFVAAMIIPFQSIMIPLSKLSGDLGLQNSYWGLILMYLGFGSGLSIFLYHGFMKSIPEEIEEAAIIDGCSQWGVFWRIVFPLLKPITVTIIILNTLWIWNDFLLPSLMLRDVDLRTIPLATFYFFGQYTKQWDLALAGLVLGIIPLLLFFFALQKQIIQGITSGSIK, from the coding sequence ATGAGTACGGCGCAACCGTTACCAACTCCGCAAGAGGAGAAACCAAAGCGTTCTAAAAAGACGAAAAGTCGCTATTCTTTACGTCTTGGAACAGTCGAACTGGCAGCCTTACTGATGGGTCTTCTGTATATGATTCCGTTTTATTATGTTGTTTCGAATTCATTCAAGACGCAGGGCGATATTTTTACGAATACATCGGGTCTTCCGAAGGAATGGATGACATCGAACTATGCAGAAGCATGGGAAGCGATGAACTTCGGAAAAGTCTTTTTAAACTCCGTCATCATTACTGTTGGTGCTAACGCAGTCATCATCATCTTTTGTTCGATGGCAGCTTGGAAACTCGTTCGGACGAAAACACGTTTGTCGACGATTATCTTCTTCTTATTCGTTGCGGCGATGATCATTCCATTCCAATCGATCATGATTCCCTTATCGAAACTGTCTGGTGATCTCGGATTGCAGAACAGTTATTGGGGATTGATTCTAATGTATCTTGGTTTTGGATCTGGATTATCGATTTTCCTATATCATGGATTCATGAAATCGATTCCTGAAGAAATTGAGGAGGCGGCCATTATTGATGGTTGTTCGCAATGGGGTGTATTCTGGCGAATCGTCTTCCCATTACTCAAGCCAATTACGGTGACGATCATCATTTTGAACACACTTTGGATTTGGAACGATTTCCTATTACCATCGCTCATGTTACGAGACGTCGATTTACGGACAATTCCACTCGCGACATTCTATTTCTTCGGTCAGTATACGAAGCAATGGGACTTAGCGCTTGCCGGACTCGTGCTTGGGATCATTCCATTATTATTGTTCTTCTTTGCCCTACAAAAACAGATTATTCAAGGAATTACGAGTGGATCCATCAAATAA
- a CDS encoding carbohydrate ABC transporter permease has product MTSGQKKWKRGLDFWLFVGPVFLVFAVIVLVPFFNGVMYSFTDWNGVTGELNWIGFDNYVRLFTSDEQFQQSFWLTTRYTVVAVILTNVVGFILAFLLTQNIRTRNFLRTIFFMPNLIGGLILGFVWQFIYVKGFASIGELTGWSIFELPWLGDARTGFWGIVIVSIWQGGGYIMVIYIAALQNVPQELIEAAKIDGANRLSTLRNITLPLIMPSVTICLFLTISWSFKLFDTNLSLTNGGPFKSTEMLALNIYKESFTNNNLGLGSAKAIIFFVVVAAITVTQVYLTKKREVEA; this is encoded by the coding sequence ATGACATCTGGACAAAAGAAGTGGAAACGCGGTCTTGATTTTTGGCTCTTCGTCGGACCGGTCTTTCTTGTATTCGCAGTGATCGTGCTTGTACCGTTTTTTAATGGCGTCATGTATTCGTTCACGGATTGGAACGGAGTGACCGGAGAATTAAATTGGATCGGCTTTGATAACTATGTCCGTCTCTTTACAAGTGACGAACAGTTCCAGCAGTCATTTTGGTTAACGACACGCTACACGGTCGTCGCCGTCATCTTAACGAATGTTGTCGGTTTCATCTTGGCATTTTTATTAACGCAAAATATTCGTACACGTAATTTCTTGCGAACGATTTTTTTCATGCCGAACTTAATCGGTGGGTTGATTCTCGGATTCGTCTGGCAGTTCATCTACGTTAAAGGATTCGCATCAATCGGTGAATTGACAGGGTGGAGCATATTTGAACTTCCATGGTTAGGAGATGCTCGAACAGGATTTTGGGGAATTGTCATCGTTTCAATTTGGCAAGGTGGCGGTTACATCATGGTCATCTATATCGCGGCTCTACAAAACGTTCCACAAGAGCTGATTGAAGCAGCAAAAATCGATGGTGCGAATCGTCTGTCGACGTTACGGAACATTACGTTGCCGCTGATCATGCCGTCGGTCACGATTTGTCTCTTCTTAACGATTTCATGGTCCTTCAAGTTATTCGATACGAACTTATCACTCACGAATGGCGGACCATTCAAATCGACTGAGATGCTTGCTTTGAATATCTATAAAGAATCGTTTACGAACAATAATCTTGGGCTCGGATCAGCGAAGGCAATCATCTTCTTCGTCGTTGTTGCGGCGATTACAGTCACTCAAGTCTATCTGACGAAAAAACGGGAGGTGGAAGCATGA
- a CDS encoding formate--tetrahydrofolate ligase, giving the protein MEKTIRSDLEIAQQTVLRPIREIADRIGLQEEDFDTYGKYKAKLTDGLLNRLATKSDGKLILVTAINPTAAGEGKSTVTVGLGQALHRAKHKTMICLREPSLGPTMGLKGGACGGGYSQVLPMEEINLHFTGDMHAITSAHNTISALLDNHLHQGNVLGIDPRRIVWKRVLDLNDRALRQVTIGLGGPAHGVPRQEGFDITVASEIMAVLCLADSIMDLEQRLSRIVVAYTYDQQPITVKDIQAAGAATLLLKDAFRPNLVQTVEGTPALIHGGPFANIAHGCNSLIATQTALKLSDYVVTEAGFGADLGAEKFFNIKSRIGGLHPDAVVIVATVRALKMHGGVDKTQLSEENLSALTDGLALLEKHVETMNLFGVPAVVALNRFFTDTEAERNMILTWCQERNIRVAESEVFSKGGAGGEALVTEIMQALEEPSQFRPLYPDVLPLRQKIERIAKHVYGAADVHFEAKALRELERCTEMGLNDLPICMAKTPFSLTDDPARYGRVEDFTITVREIRPSIGAGFIVALTGNVLTMPGLPAVPAAFHMGVSEDGQVFGLS; this is encoded by the coding sequence ATGGAAAAGACCATTCGTTCTGACTTAGAAATTGCACAACAAACCGTCTTACGACCGATTCGAGAAATTGCGGACCGGATTGGTTTACAAGAAGAGGATTTTGATACGTACGGAAAATATAAAGCGAAGTTGACAGACGGGCTGCTGAACCGGTTGGCAACAAAATCTGACGGCAAACTGATTCTTGTCACTGCGATCAATCCAACGGCTGCCGGTGAAGGGAAATCGACCGTTACCGTAGGACTCGGACAGGCGTTACACCGGGCCAAACACAAGACGATGATCTGTTTGCGCGAACCCTCACTCGGTCCGACGATGGGCTTAAAAGGTGGCGCATGTGGTGGCGGCTATAGCCAAGTCTTGCCGATGGAAGAGATCAATCTGCATTTCACAGGTGATATGCATGCAATCACGTCTGCTCATAATACGATCAGTGCCTTACTCGACAATCATTTGCATCAAGGAAATGTCCTTGGGATTGATCCGCGTCGCATCGTCTGGAAACGGGTTCTTGATTTGAACGATCGTGCCCTACGCCAAGTCACGATTGGTCTCGGTGGTCCTGCTCATGGTGTGCCTCGTCAAGAAGGATTCGATATTACAGTCGCTTCTGAAATCATGGCTGTTCTTTGTCTCGCCGACTCGATTATGGATCTCGAACAACGGCTGAGTCGCATCGTCGTCGCCTATACGTACGATCAACAACCTATAACAGTCAAAGACATTCAGGCAGCGGGAGCTGCAACGTTACTCCTAAAAGATGCGTTTCGACCGAATCTCGTTCAAACGGTCGAAGGAACACCCGCACTGATTCATGGTGGTCCATTCGCAAATATCGCACATGGCTGTAACTCTTTGATTGCCACACAAACTGCGCTGAAACTGAGTGATTACGTCGTCACAGAAGCAGGATTCGGAGCTGATTTAGGTGCTGAAAAATTCTTCAATATCAAATCACGGATTGGTGGTCTCCATCCGGATGCCGTTGTAATCGTTGCTACGGTTCGTGCCTTGAAAATGCATGGTGGAGTAGACAAAACGCAACTCAGTGAAGAAAATCTGTCTGCCTTAACGGATGGTCTTGCTTTACTTGAAAAACACGTCGAGACGATGAACTTGTTCGGTGTCCCTGCTGTCGTTGCCTTGAACCGTTTCTTCACCGACACAGAAGCTGAACGGAACATGATCTTGACATGGTGTCAGGAACGCAATATTCGTGTGGCAGAAAGTGAGGTCTTTAGTAAGGGTGGTGCCGGTGGTGAAGCACTCGTCACCGAAATCATGCAAGCGCTTGAGGAGCCAAGTCAGTTCCGCCCACTCTATCCTGACGTATTACCGCTCCGTCAAAAAATCGAACGGATCGCGAAACATGTCTATGGCGCAGCAGATGTTCACTTTGAAGCCAAAGCGCTACGTGAACTCGAGCGGTGTACAGAGATGGGATTGAATGATTTACCGATTTGTATGGCAAAAACACCATTTTCGTTAACCGATGACCCTGCGCGGTACGGTCGTGTCGAAGACTTCACGATTACGGTTCGCGAAATTCGACCATCGATTGGTGCAGGATTCATCGTCGCACTGACTGGGAATGTATTAACGATGCCCGGATTACCTGCAGTACCTGCCGCCTTCCACATGGGCGTCTCAGAAGACGGACAGGTATTCGGACTTTCTTGA
- a CDS encoding alpha/beta fold hydrolase, whose product MTIDHSHWIASDGYTTTLHSLEAHDPKGVVIVFHGMMEHGARYEEFAEFLYAHHYHTIIADLRCFGTRAAQLGTLGHLEPNHGFKQLMQDAEELVYDIQERYPELPVFIFGHSFGSLIARRIGQTLGHSVAGVIASGPPTSTGLLGNISEKLVERQINQMSATHPAERFGQLVFGRYNLRFFPALSKNAWLSSDPQSVMRYDADPLSGQTVTLGFFYELLQATKLVNALASIYQHPRHLPLLLIAGGDDAVAFDGKGIHHLFDMYNRVRVDAVQLTIYRGLRHELFHEFERIRVFADIASWLNKQVNPATARSSSRSS is encoded by the coding sequence ATGACGATTGATCATTCACATTGGATAGCCTCTGACGGCTATACAACGACATTGCATAGTCTCGAAGCGCACGATCCTAAAGGCGTTGTGATCGTCTTTCACGGGATGATGGAGCATGGGGCACGGTATGAGGAATTTGCCGAATTTCTCTATGCTCATCATTACCATACGATCATTGCAGACTTACGCTGCTTCGGGACGCGTGCAGCACAGCTCGGAACGCTCGGACACCTTGAGCCGAATCACGGATTTAAACAATTGATGCAAGATGCTGAAGAGCTCGTGTATGACATCCAAGAACGCTACCCGGAATTACCTGTATTCATTTTCGGTCATAGCTTTGGTTCCTTGATTGCTCGCCGGATTGGTCAAACACTCGGTCATTCGGTCGCGGGTGTCATCGCTAGCGGTCCTCCGACTAGTACTGGGTTACTCGGTAATATCAGTGAAAAGCTCGTCGAGCGTCAGATCAACCAGATGTCAGCGACCCACCCAGCTGAGCGATTTGGACAACTCGTTTTCGGACGCTATAATTTACGTTTCTTCCCGGCACTTTCTAAAAATGCCTGGTTATCTTCGGATCCGCAATCCGTCATGCGTTATGATGCTGATCCGTTGTCCGGTCAAACGGTTACACTCGGCTTCTTCTATGAGCTACTGCAAGCAACGAAACTCGTCAATGCGCTTGCCTCCATCTATCAACACCCACGTCATTTACCTCTTCTGCTGATTGCAGGTGGCGATGACGCGGTGGCGTTTGACGGCAAAGGGATTCATCACTTGTTTGACATGTATAACCGTGTCCGCGTTGATGCTGTACAGCTGACGATTTATCGTGGATTGCGTCACGAGCTCTTCCATGAGTTCGAACGAATTCGTGTTTTTGCCGATATCGCGAGCTGGTTGAATAAACAAGTCAATCCAGCAACCGCGCGATCGTCTTCCCGTTCTTCTTAA
- a CDS encoding imm11 family protein, with the protein MNEVRVWSEQTMGKGWKAICHHQFDRHRLLIGEWFHNVGVLAFSINQDADLLPDVLPNTFDLPLVSERMQRVIEAYAPFSVQCLKVHLETKDGVVPYYLLNLLSVSRIEYLHTTDVFRPIPRRRVYFLTERRINDSICPHHLMRDERTQRMFVSAQLARQFECMAVTGIHFEKIQRMEEFK; encoded by the coding sequence GTGAATGAAGTTCGAGTTTGGAGCGAACAGACGATGGGAAAAGGATGGAAGGCGATTTGCCACCATCAATTCGATCGTCATCGCTTATTGATAGGAGAGTGGTTCCATAACGTAGGTGTACTTGCTTTTTCCATCAATCAAGATGCGGATTTGTTACCGGATGTCCTTCCAAACACATTCGATCTGCCGCTCGTCTCGGAACGTATGCAACGTGTCATTGAAGCATACGCGCCTTTTTCTGTACAGTGTCTCAAGGTACATCTTGAGACGAAAGACGGAGTGGTTCCGTACTATCTTCTCAATCTCTTATCTGTCAGTCGAATCGAATATCTACATACGACGGATGTCTTCCGTCCGATCCCGAGACGACGTGTCTATTTTTTGACAGAGCGACGGATCAACGATTCGATATGTCCGCACCACCTGATGCGAGATGAACGCACACAGCGCATGTTCGTCTCTGCTCAGCTCGCTCGACAATTCGAGTGTATGGCTGTGACGGGTATCCACTTTGAAAAGATACAACGAATGGAGGAATTTAAATGA
- a CDS encoding MBL fold metallo-hydrolase, with protein sequence MIQMKMPGVTIYQSTLMKTTSTLIETPDCLIVVDPGWLPDEIATIRRDVEIVRRERPLYIVYTHAHFDHILGAYAFTDAIVIASKPFIDVDRQEALQAVQDFNDEFYIDSPVLFPDVTHVIHESETTLTIGQTKLIFFLTPGHEATHLSFIVMPLHLLVCGDYASDVEIPLIEHDSAEYLTTLELLESFIYEYEVKLLIPGHGHICDVRTEMIERLHQSYDYILALRAGKESDWAPSWQTTSFMKRLHEKNKRQVKREQEERLARRHYD encoded by the coding sequence ATGATTCAGATGAAAATGCCCGGCGTAACGATTTATCAAAGTACACTCATGAAAACGACATCAACATTGATCGAGACGCCTGATTGTCTGATCGTCGTCGACCCTGGCTGGTTACCCGATGAGATTGCAACGATTCGTCGAGACGTCGAAATTGTGCGTCGTGAACGACCATTATACATCGTCTATACGCATGCTCATTTTGATCATATTTTAGGTGCCTATGCCTTTACGGATGCCATCGTCATCGCTTCTAAACCGTTCATCGATGTCGACCGACAGGAAGCACTCCAAGCCGTTCAAGACTTCAACGATGAATTTTACATCGACTCTCCCGTTCTCTTTCCAGACGTGACGCATGTCATCCATGAATCGGAGACGACGTTGACAATCGGTCAAACGAAACTGATTTTCTTCTTGACGCCCGGTCATGAAGCGACCCATCTTTCCTTCATCGTCATGCCACTCCACTTATTAGTCTGTGGTGATTACGCTTCCGACGTTGAAATCCCCTTGATTGAACATGATTCCGCTGAGTATTTGACGACGCTCGAGTTACTCGAATCGTTCATTTACGAATATGAAGTCAAACTGTTGATCCCCGGACACGGTCATATTTGTGACGTCCGAACGGAGATGATTGAACGACTTCATCAAAGCTATGATTATATTCTTGCACTCCGTGCCGGAAAAGAATCCGACTGGGCTCCTTCTTGGCAAACAACCTCTTTCATGAAACGCCTGCACGAAAAAAATAAGCGACAAGTCAAACGAGAACAGGAAGAACGATTAGCCCGACGCCATTATGATTAA